The Calonectris borealis chromosome 13, bCalBor7.hap1.2, whole genome shotgun sequence genome contains a region encoding:
- the IL13RA1 gene encoding interleukin-13 receptor subunit alpha-1 produces MGPPGAPLPCRLLLGVCWVVAAGTAAGAKVLPPPSNLEYSFIQICTLNWTWNPPENVSSSCDLEYSSDIVIDEVPQDKREWSKSRFRVTDTFLNEEMRFKVRSECKYDNASKPSRWVETSLLPKGIPGTAAVDLSCVWHNLEYMICTWRPGENASSDTNYTLFYWFDGLKNSKKCNNFSVHQGNFGCIFNLSFPKVTNTYPAISILIRDDSEEIRPVCASKNPTTLVKPATPRRVTLSKINDEIYVEWSESDAFPENCLFYEVEYHNGDLDTAQIIRVENNYTSIPSVDPNSKYVFKVRAKPKPECYSSKLCSDWSEEKSIGEKADSTFYLVLIITIPLIVAVSTIILLVYLKRLKILILPPIPDPREILKRMFGEQNEDSQSCAKDDSVNAYDRLIKEEENHSLIVIEAPECANSEKENR; encoded by the exons GAGCAAAAGTTCTTCCACCTCCATCCAACCTGGAGTACTCATTTATCCAAATCTGCACCCTAAACTGGACGTGGAACCCCCCAGAGAACGTCAGCAGTAGCTGCGACCTGGAGTATTCCAGCGACATTGTGATTGATGAGGTCCCTCAGGACAAAAGA GAATGGAGTAAGAGTCGCTTCCGTGTGACGGATACGTTCTTGAATGAGGAAATGCGTTTCAAAGTGAGAAGTGAATGCAAGTACGATAACGCCAGCAAGCCCAGCCGATGGGTGGAGACCTCTCTTCTGCCAAAAG GTATTCCAGGTACTGCTGCTGTTGATTTGAGCTGTGTTTGGCACAATTTGGAGTACATGATTTGTACGTGGCGTCCCGGGGAGAACGCAAGCAGTGATACCAATTATACGTTGTTCTACTG GTTTGATGGTTTGAAAAACAGTAAGAAGTGCAACAACTTTTCTGTGCACCAAGGGAACTTTGGATGCATTTTCAATCTTAGCTTCCCAAAAGTCACCAATACTTACCCAGCTATAAGTATTTTGATTAGAGATGATTCTGAAGAAATTAGGCCTGTGTGTGCAAGTAAAAATCCTACCACCCTTG TAAAACCTGCTACACCAAGACGAGTTACACTGTCAAAGATTAATGATGAAATATATGTAGAATGGAGTGAATCGGACGCCTTTCcagaaaattgtttattttatgaAGTTGAATATCACAACGGTGACTTGGACACAGCTCAGATAATTAga GTTGAAAATAATTATACGTCAATTCCTAGCGTTGATCCTAATAGCAAGTACGTCTTCAAAGtgagagcaaaaccaaagcccgagtgTTACAGCAGCAAGCTCTGTAGCGACTGGAGTGAAGAAAAGAGTATTG gtgaGAAGGCGGACTCTACATTCTATTTGGTTTTAATAATCACCATCCCATTAATAGTAGCAGTATCTACAATAATTCTACTAGTTTATCTAAAAAG actGAAGATATTAATTCTTCCGCCAATCCCGGACCCTAGAGAAATTCTTAAGCGCATGTTTGGAGAGCAGAATGAGGATTCCCAG AGCTGTGCAAAGGATGATTCTGTGAATGCTTATGACAGGTTaattaaggaagaagaaaatcattCTTTAATTGTAATAGAAGCTCCTGAGTGTGctaattctgaaaaagaaaaccgATAA